One Stigmatopora argus isolate UIUO_Sarg chromosome 12, RoL_Sarg_1.0, whole genome shotgun sequence genomic window carries:
- the sf3a2 gene encoding splicing factor 3A subunit 2, producing the protein MDFQHRAGGKTGSGGVASSSESNRDRRERLRQLALETIDINKDPYFMKNHLGSYECKLCLTLHNNEGSYLAHTQGKKHQTNLARRAAKEAKEAPAQPAPAKVKVEVKKFVKIGRPGYKVTKQRDPESGQQSLLFQIDYPEVAEGIGPRHRFMSAYEQRIEPPDRRWQYLLLAAEPYETIAFKVPSREIDKAESRFWTHWNRETKQFFLQFHFKMEKALLPPTGPPPAVVTKRPPPLMSAPRPQNDSVPPPPGGMILPPGASGAPQMPPQIPMPPMPMRPPPPEGISVANN; encoded by the exons ATGGATTTCCAACATCGTGCTGGAGGAAAGACGGGGAGCGGAGGGGTGGCGTCCTCGTCGGAGAGTAATCGTGACAGACGAGAGCGTTTACGCCAGCTTGCTCTGGAGACCATTGACATCAATAAAGACCCCTACTTCATGAAAAATCATTTAGGCTCTTACGAATGCAAACTTTGCCTGACGCTTCACAACAACGAG GGCAGCTATTTAGCCCACACACAAGGAAAGAAACATCAGACCAATCT AGCACGGCGAGCTGCCAAAGAAGCCAAAGAAGCGCCTGCCCAGCCAGCTCCAGCTAAAGTCAAGGTTGAGGTCAAGAAGTTTGTCAAAATCGGGCGGCCTGGCTATAAAG TAACCAAGCAGAGAGATCCAGAGTCTGGGCAGCAGTCTTTACTTTTCCAG ATTGATTACCCCGAAGTCGCAGAAGGCATTGGGCCCAGGCATCGCTTCATGTCGGCGTACGAACAGCGCATCGAACCTCCGGACCGCCGTTGGCAGTACCTGCTGCTTGCCGCGGAACCTTATGAAACCATCGCATTTAAG gttcCCAGCAGAGAAATAGACAAAGCGGAGAGCCGCTTCTGGACTCACTGGAACCGAGAAACAAAACAG TTCTTCCTGCAATTCCACTTCAAAATGGAAAAAGCTCTTCTACCCCCCACGGGTCCCCCACCAGCCGTCGTTACGAAGCGCCCTCCCCCACTCATGAGTGCGCCGCGGCCACAGAACGATTCTGTGCCCCCGCCTCCAGGTGGCATGATCCTTCCCCCCGGTGCCTCCGGTGCTCCTCAGATGCCTCCTCAGATACCCATGCCACCAATGCCAATGAGGCCGCCACCCCCTGAGGGCATTTCTGTTGCTAATAATTAA
- the LOC144085267 gene encoding uncharacterized protein LOC144085267: METPWENVTLNRCLFVAITILVLTSGCQRLHETLRSRGTVDEEEEVELAVRHPTSLRHRGKPPQPENSLWEVLFWWLPDLDDDDQEDENDGKRTGKGTTQRSKSLRNKPVPDKKLMKQKEGTLKSRRAKKAEETKGEKEKDIAKVHEEPKVENEEVGPNNGGA, from the exons ATGGAGACACCATGGGAGAATGTCACCCTCAATCGCTGTTTGTTCGTGGCCATCACCATCCTGGTGCTCACCTCGGGGTGCCAGAGACTTCACG AGACGCTACGCAGTCGAGGGACGGTGGACGAGGAGGAAGAAGTCGAATTGGCCGTAAGGCATCCGACATCATTACGGCACCGAGGAAAACCGCCGCAG CCTGAAAACTCCCTTTGGGAAGTTTTGTTTTGGTGGCTGCCAGACCTGGATGACGATGACCAAGAGGACGAAAATGATGGAAAGAGGACTGGGAAAGGGACGACGCAAAGATCTAAGAGTCTCCGGAATAAACCAGTGCCAGACAAAAAACTCATGAAGCAGAAAGAGGGGACTTTAAAGTCTAGGAGAGCCAAGAAAGCTGAAGAAACTAAAGGTGAGAAAGAGAAGGACATAGCGAAGGTACATGAGGAACCAAAAGTGGAGAATGAGGAAGTGGGACCTAACAACGGTGGAGCTTGA